Proteins encoded in a region of the Labrus mixtus chromosome 19, fLabMix1.1, whole genome shotgun sequence genome:
- the zfhx2 gene encoding zinc finger homeobox protein 4 isoform X2, with product MQEESGETVGSESNREAEWLCPLCQKGQIDRSSLSLHLTEQHSVLQSCVDRLLDIAVLKQATKGGEEKYAPKFADAVSSQLNNTEDVTSDLCQSGESADATQMLGDTEMEEERIIEQEGGEAELGPEEEGNPPKRAKQQNATENTEIPDPSEKSVGKNGAENNSRFKCNACLETFSSRTALSVHYNSAAHIQRMTTGSSKQASENETHALSVPVLSRPYISNKPYQCAVCRVSYNHAITLESHMKSVLHQSRSRNAGIVANAANNAVATASLGGSTTTVVTTSGSGTSQLVNTTNCTAPGTLMVTAASDREQLPTSQVAPSLLTSPVASAQAVSAFLTLLTSSPSTLSHSLLPSLFAAGAAPGATVPQLVPQPQMVLPLILNGLQAQTQQHQENQQGQLLTQCVPFVGLSTAQQALLTQRLNSLQNQWPSAGVPTNTQHCLEGQNETMKIKKEQEKQEIDGTAEEKVSDQTKDKKNCTTEKDDEGKEFAQCPNKESKVKVENDEDQKAHMDSTTDGETSTNQLDLEGDKAACLNLSPVETERSLRNKNLSPSASVPSNSSLSPIHLNLTLSPDSTPQKSQSSTSPCGSLGTPKSSPSTNALTNKQTRPHCYTKGSMYIDLPTLTEFQMEVLGAFFESRSEADAASPPHEDCEALGREVGLSEEEVRRWLSQARNAKQRQRETENLQGLAGFTRHAQSSDNDFDDEERSLIIAEGEDDAEASGSQAIDLSSTRGKHRHRYLGREGQGDSCLTSDSENEVYTSVIVSDEESQNGSAREGPESPVKDEAQWEVHSNKGSVGGKVLRSTTVFLSDAEDEYEDEEGEGDQRSQRKKRKGEFEHDEVEVKKERQDPDVDLELEAQADPPNSLSHTMDHTEIQSIGIHSLPLSLAPFSAQFLSPYVLSLAPSMVGDRSKTPIFSNPPTITRFSSSLLSQSFSSNNQTSHYLSNGGDCESALDLSIGKNNSKYASSSSSLADKIAAQKGQLLDGLGLRPTSKGLVVVQVKPESINAMSSSNSSMTLVNCNNMTKSSIYMRAAEKMNATLLEREREKEREKEREQEQQQRKSKGKRYRDMRRSRTIIQAEQLDILYGCYFKDPNPGKHEFEQISEWVHLPKKVVQIWFQNMRARERKGEVRFISDGTLAAVGKPLIKFTWPLSKPIFSNKPPQNNTGCITTTPIVRTLIKTEREPVKELGKPATLKKIAPVPIKPKEIVSSTTVSPVSSSACAVPKTKLETTSNATMVKVAPKVSAPVLLASPKDPIPIAPRPAQKRKVEEESEEEKTDEERDDEDEMGPGPGTTNRMVPKLPTTPINNRPNASNVVTQKHNGLNYWTSKAPIKINTISREQLALPTHTPPRTIPPPPTPSIAPVSPNTPCSGKVAIPPTPVISKSSPSESSFLPHSSSRRPRTHLSCLQLSILQSCYETCAHPNAMECEAIGNELNLPLKVVQIWFQNTRAKEKRWRLQQEKISPLSGGKVDMSSGSYLQYNALKANRPILPKPVQLTVNDTPASPVAGQTVQKETLTGRCEACNVSFESRAAARAHVFSSRHLATLRTTNFGQPSTLVNKNGTSNGGPGSAVQGPQVSHSTPVSSTGSSSIGEMVVEAPTPKATSS from the exons ATGCAG gaGGAGTCTGGAGAGACAGTAGGCAGTGAAAGCAATCGGGAGGCCGAGTGGCTGTGCCCGCTGTGCCAAAAAGGACAAATTGACAGATCATCCCTGTCTCTTCATCTCACTGAGCAACACAGTGTGCTTCAATCCTGTGTTGACAGACTGCTGGACATT gcTGTTCTGAAACAGGCCACcaagggaggagaagaaaagtaTGCACCCAAGTTTGCAG ATGCTGTATCCTCACAACTGAACAACACCGAAGACGTCACTTCAGACCTCTGCCAATCTGGTGAGAGTGCAGACGCTACCCAGATGCTTGGAGACacagagatggaggaagagagaataATAGAACAGGAGGGAGGTGAAGCTGAGCTAGGGCCAGAAGAAGAGGGAAATCCACCTAAAAGAGCCAAACAGCAAAATGCAACTGAAAACACGGAAATCCCAGACCCCAGTGAAAAGTCAGTTGGTAAAAATGGTGCTGAGAATAACTCCCGGTTCAAATGCAATGCTTGCCTGGAAACGTTTTCCAGCAGAACTGCTTTGAGTGTGCATTACAACTCTGCAGCCCATATTCAGAGGATGACAACAGGCTCTTCAAAACAAGCCAGTGAAAATGAGACTCATGCACTCTCAGTTCCTGTCCTGTCTCGGCCATATATATCAAACAAACCCTACCAGTGTGCTGTATGTCGAGTCTCTTACAATCATGCCATCACCCTGGAGAGCCATATGAAATCTGTCTTGCACCAGTCCCGCAGCAGAAATGCTGGCATTGTTGCAAATGCTGCAAACAACGCAGTAGCCACTGCAAGTCTGGGAGGTAGCACCACAACTGTAGTGACCACGTCTGGAAGTGGAACTAGCCAGTTAGTCAACACCACCAACTGTACTGCTCCTGGGACACTGATGGTGACTGCGGCATcagacagagagcagctccCAACttcccaagttgctccctcccTACTTACCTCCCCTGTGGCCTCGGCTCAGGCGGTTTCAGCATTTCTCACCCTACTCACATCTAGTCCAAGCACCCTCTCAcactccctccttccttccctctttGCGGCCGGTGCTGCTCCTGGTGCCACCGTGCCTCAGCTTGTGCCTCAGCCTCAAATGGTCTTGCCCTTGATCTTAAATGGGCTCCAAGCCCAAACCCAGCAGCATCAAGAAAACCAGCAAGGCCAGCTCCTTACCCAGTGTGTGCCATTTGTAGGTCTCAGTACAGCCCAGCAAGCTCTTCTAACCCAAAGACTTAACAGCTTACAGAACCAGTGGCCATCTGCAGGAgtcccaacaaacacacagcactgcCTTGAAGGGCAAAACGAGACTATGAAGATTAAGAAAGAACAAGAAAAGCAGGAGATTgatgggacagctgaagagaaggTCTCAGATCAGACCAAGGACAAGAAGAACTGTACTACAGAGAAGGATGATGAGGGTAAAGAATTTGCACAGTGTCCTAATAAAGAAAGCAAAGTAAAGGTTGAGAATGATGAAGACCAGAAAGCACATATGGATAGCACAACAGATGGAGAAACTTCAACTAATCAGTTGGACCTGGAAGGTGATAAAGCAGCTTGCCTCAACCTCTCCCCGGTGGAAACAGAGAGGAGCCTCCGGAATAAGAACCTCTCGCCTTCTGCATCAGTGCCCAGCAACTCAAGCCTCAGTCCAATACATTTAAACCTTACACTTAGCCCTGATTCTACTCCTCAAAAATCCCAATCTAGCACTAGCCCGTGTGGCTCTCTTGGAACCCCAAAATCCAGCCCAAGTACAAATGCCttaaccaacaaacaaacccGACCCCATTGTTATACAAAGGGATCCATGTATATAGACCTTCCAACACTGACAGAGTTCCAGATGGAAGTTCTTGGGGCATTCTTTGAATCGCGTAGTGAGGCTGATGCTGCAAGTCCACCGCATGAGGACTGTGAGGCCCTTGGTCGAGAGGTTGGGTTGTCTGAGGAAGAGGTACGTAGGTGGTTGAGCCAGGCCCGAAATGctaaacagagacagagagagacagagaatctACAAGGTTTGGCAGGATTTACGAGGCATGCCCAAAGTTCTGACAATGACTTTGATGACGAAGAAAGGTCACTGATTATTGCAGAAGGTGAGGATGATGCTGAAGCATCTGGTAGTCAGGCAATAGACTTGTCCAGTACACGAGGCAAACATAGACATAGATATTTGGGAAGGGAGGGTCAGGGAGATTCCTGTCTAACGTCCGACTCAGAAAACGAGGTATATACCTCTGTCATTGTGTCTGATGAGGAAAGTCAGAATGGGTCGGCAAGGGAGGGTCCTGAAAGCCCAGTTAAAGATGAAGCTCAGTGGGAGGTCCATAGTAATAAGGGGTCAGTTGGAGGAAAGGTCCTTCGCTCCACTACAGTTTTTCTCTCTGATGCAGAGGATGAatatgaagatgaagaaggagaaggggaTCAGAGGTCCCAGAGGAAAAAGCGGAAGGGGGAGTTTGAGCATGATGAGGTGGAGGTTAAAAAGGAAAGACAGGACCCGGATGTAGATCTGGAGTTGGAGGCCCAAGCAGATCCTCCAAATTCCCTCTCCCACACCATGGACCACACTGAGATCCAATCTATTGGTATCCACTCACTTCCACTGTCCCTTGCTCCCTTTTCTGCCCAGTTCCTCAGCCCCTATGTCCTCTCACTTGCTCCTTCAATGGTTGGAGATAGGAGCAAGACACCGATCTTTTCGAACCCACCAACTATCACACGCTTCTCCAGTTCTCTTCTTTCGCAGTCTTTTTCCTCCAACAACCAAACTTCTCACTACCTGTCTAATGGTGGTGACTGTGAGTCAGCTCTGGATCTCAGTATAGggaaaaacaactcaaaatatgcttcctcctcatcctctctggCTGACAAAATTGCAGCACAAAAGGGACAGCTGCTTGATGGACTTGGCCTAAGGCCTACATCTAAAGGTCTGGTAGTTGTCCAGGTGAAGCCTGAATCTATTAATGCCATGTCCTCCTCTAACAGCAGTATGACTCTAGTTAACTGCAACAACATGACAAAGTCTAGTATTTAcatgagagcagcagagaaaatgaatgcTACACTATTggaaagagagcgagaaaaggagagagagaaggagagggagcaggagcagcagcagaggaagtcAAAAGGAAAAAGGTATCGGGATATGCGACGTTCAAGAACCATCATTCAAGCTGAACAACTTGACATTCTGTATGGCTGCTATTTCAAAGACCCAAACCCTGGGAAACATGAATTTGAACAGATTTCAGAGTGGGTGCACCTTCCAAAGAAGGTTGTTCAGATTTGGTTCCAGAACATGAGGGCAAGAGAACGTAAAGGTGAGGTCCGATTCATCAGTGATGGGACCCTAGCAGCAGTTGGCAAACCTCTTATTAAATTTACCTGGCCTCTTTCCAAACCGATATTCTCGAACAAGCCACCTCAAAATAATACTGGTTGCATCACAACAACACCAATTGTGCGCACACTCAttaagacagaaagagagcctGTGAAGGAGCTGGGGAAACCTGCTACGCTGAAAAAAATAGCCCCAGTCCCCATCAAGCCAAAGGAAATTGTGTCTTCTACCACAGTCTCTCCTGTGAGCAGCAGTGCTTGTGCAGTGCCAAAGACCAAACTTGAAACCACCAGCAATGCCACTATGGTCAAAGTTGCACCAAAAGTCAGCGCCCCTGTCCTTTTAGCATCACCCAAGGACCCAATCCCCATTGCACCAAGACCTGCCCAGAAAAGAAAGGTAGAAGAGgagagtgaggaagaaaagactGATGAGGAGAGAGACGATGAAGACGAGATGGGTCCTGGACCAGGGACCACCAACCGTATGGTGCCCAAACTGCCCACAACACCCATCAATAATAGGCCAAATGCTTCAAATGTggtcacacaaaaacataatgGGCTCAATTACTGGACCTCCAAAGCCCCAATTAAGATCAACACTATTTCAAGAGAACAACTGGctcttcccacacacacacctcctcgtaccatcccccctcctcccaccccCAGCATCGCGCCAGTCAGCCCAAATACCCCATGCTCCGGCAAAGTGgccatcccccccacccccgtcATATCTAAATCAAGCCCATCTGAAAGCAGCTTTCTTCCCCATTCATCTAGCCGCAGACCACGCACACACCTGTCCTGCCTACAACTGTCCATTCTGCAGTCCTGTTATGAGACCTGTGCCCACCCTAATGCCATGGAGTGTGAGGCCATCGGCAATGAGCTCAATCTGCCGCTCAAGGTGGTTCAGATTTGGTTCCAAAACACCAGAGCCAAGGAGAAGCGCTGGAGGCTGCAGCAAGAGAAAATT TCTCCTCTGTCAGGTGGGAAGGTGGACATGAGTTCAGGAAGTTACCTGCAGTACAACGCTCTCAAAGCAAATCGGCCCATCCTGCCCAAACCGGTTCAGCTGACAGTTAATGACACGCCAGCTTCCCCAGTGGCCGGCCAGACAGTGCAAAAGGAGACCCTGACAGGCCGCTGTGAAGCCTGCAATGTCTCATTTGAATCTCGAGCTGCAGCGAGGGCCCATGTCTTCTCCTCACGTCATCTGGCAACCCTGAGAACAACAAATTTTGGCCAACCCTCAACGCTTGTCAACAAGAATGGAACGAGTAATGGTGGACCTGGCAGTGCTGTGCAGGGACCACAGGTCTCTCATTCTACTCCAGTATCAAGTACTGGTTCTAGTTCCATAGGGGAGATGGTTGTTGAGGCACCTACACCGAAAGCTACCAGCAGCTAG
- the pabpn1 gene encoding polyadenylate-binding protein 2 isoform X2, which yields MAEFGNGLAEESLLDSDPGHPELEDPGVGDEEPGLEEGEAAIEDPELEAIKARVREMEEEAEKLKELQNEVEKQMNLSPPPVGPVIMSIEEKMEADGRSIYVGNVDYGATAEELEAHFHGCGSVNRVTILCDKYTGHPKGFAYIEFADKESVRTAMALDESLFRGRQIKVGAKRTNRPGISTTDRGFPRARFRSRGGSFSSRARYYSGYTPPRGRGRAFRGRGRTTSWYSPY from the exons ATGGCGGAGTTCGGTAACGGACTGGCGGAGGAATCCCTACTAGATTCTGACCCCGGACATCCTGAGCTGGAAGACCCGGGTGTCGGTGACGAAGAACCGGGATTAGAAGAGGGAGAGGCCGCAATTGAAGACCCG GAACTGGAGGCGATAAAAGCTCGggtgagagagatggaggaagaggcagagaagCTGAAGGAGCTACAGAACGAGGTGGAGAAACAGATGAATCTCAGCCCCCCACCag TCGGCCCCGTCATCATGTCCATCGAGGAAAAGATGGAGGCAGATGGCCGGTCGATTTACGTTGGAAAT GTGGACTACGGTGCAACGGCAGAAGAGCTAGAGGCTCATTTTCATGGCTGCGGCTCAGTAAATAGAGTTACCATCCTATGTGACAAATACACAGGGCATCCCAAAGG GTTTGCCTACATAGAGTTTGCAGACAAAGAGTCTGTAAGGACAGCCATGGCTTTGGACGAGTCCCTTTTTAGAGGAAGGCAGATAAAG GTGGGCGCTAAGAGAACAAACCGACCAGGCATTAGCACCACAGACCGCGGCTTCCCACGGGCTCGGTTCCGGTCACGGGGAGGAAGCTTTTCATCACGCGCACGCTACTACAGTGGCTACACACCACCCAGAGGCAGAGGACGGGCCTTCAG
- the zfhx2 gene encoding zinc finger homeobox protein 4 isoform X1, whose translation MPGLQPTIRGEESGETVGSESNREAEWLCPLCQKGQIDRSSLSLHLTEQHSVLQSCVDRLLDIAVLKQATKGGEEKYAPKFADAVSSQLNNTEDVTSDLCQSGESADATQMLGDTEMEEERIIEQEGGEAELGPEEEGNPPKRAKQQNATENTEIPDPSEKSVGKNGAENNSRFKCNACLETFSSRTALSVHYNSAAHIQRMTTGSSKQASENETHALSVPVLSRPYISNKPYQCAVCRVSYNHAITLESHMKSVLHQSRSRNAGIVANAANNAVATASLGGSTTTVVTTSGSGTSQLVNTTNCTAPGTLMVTAASDREQLPTSQVAPSLLTSPVASAQAVSAFLTLLTSSPSTLSHSLLPSLFAAGAAPGATVPQLVPQPQMVLPLILNGLQAQTQQHQENQQGQLLTQCVPFVGLSTAQQALLTQRLNSLQNQWPSAGVPTNTQHCLEGQNETMKIKKEQEKQEIDGTAEEKVSDQTKDKKNCTTEKDDEGKEFAQCPNKESKVKVENDEDQKAHMDSTTDGETSTNQLDLEGDKAACLNLSPVETERSLRNKNLSPSASVPSNSSLSPIHLNLTLSPDSTPQKSQSSTSPCGSLGTPKSSPSTNALTNKQTRPHCYTKGSMYIDLPTLTEFQMEVLGAFFESRSEADAASPPHEDCEALGREVGLSEEEVRRWLSQARNAKQRQRETENLQGLAGFTRHAQSSDNDFDDEERSLIIAEGEDDAEASGSQAIDLSSTRGKHRHRYLGREGQGDSCLTSDSENEVYTSVIVSDEESQNGSAREGPESPVKDEAQWEVHSNKGSVGGKVLRSTTVFLSDAEDEYEDEEGEGDQRSQRKKRKGEFEHDEVEVKKERQDPDVDLELEAQADPPNSLSHTMDHTEIQSIGIHSLPLSLAPFSAQFLSPYVLSLAPSMVGDRSKTPIFSNPPTITRFSSSLLSQSFSSNNQTSHYLSNGGDCESALDLSIGKNNSKYASSSSSLADKIAAQKGQLLDGLGLRPTSKGLVVVQVKPESINAMSSSNSSMTLVNCNNMTKSSIYMRAAEKMNATLLEREREKEREKEREQEQQQRKSKGKRYRDMRRSRTIIQAEQLDILYGCYFKDPNPGKHEFEQISEWVHLPKKVVQIWFQNMRARERKGEVRFISDGTLAAVGKPLIKFTWPLSKPIFSNKPPQNNTGCITTTPIVRTLIKTEREPVKELGKPATLKKIAPVPIKPKEIVSSTTVSPVSSSACAVPKTKLETTSNATMVKVAPKVSAPVLLASPKDPIPIAPRPAQKRKVEEESEEEKTDEERDDEDEMGPGPGTTNRMVPKLPTTPINNRPNASNVVTQKHNGLNYWTSKAPIKINTISREQLALPTHTPPRTIPPPPTPSIAPVSPNTPCSGKVAIPPTPVISKSSPSESSFLPHSSSRRPRTHLSCLQLSILQSCYETCAHPNAMECEAIGNELNLPLKVVQIWFQNTRAKEKRWRLQQEKISPLSGGKVDMSSGSYLQYNALKANRPILPKPVQLTVNDTPASPVAGQTVQKETLTGRCEACNVSFESRAAARAHVFSSRHLATLRTTNFGQPSTLVNKNGTSNGGPGSAVQGPQVSHSTPVSSTGSSSIGEMVVEAPTPKATSS comes from the exons ATGCCCGGTTTGCAGCCCACAATCAGAGGG gaGGAGTCTGGAGAGACAGTAGGCAGTGAAAGCAATCGGGAGGCCGAGTGGCTGTGCCCGCTGTGCCAAAAAGGACAAATTGACAGATCATCCCTGTCTCTTCATCTCACTGAGCAACACAGTGTGCTTCAATCCTGTGTTGACAGACTGCTGGACATT gcTGTTCTGAAACAGGCCACcaagggaggagaagaaaagtaTGCACCCAAGTTTGCAG ATGCTGTATCCTCACAACTGAACAACACCGAAGACGTCACTTCAGACCTCTGCCAATCTGGTGAGAGTGCAGACGCTACCCAGATGCTTGGAGACacagagatggaggaagagagaataATAGAACAGGAGGGAGGTGAAGCTGAGCTAGGGCCAGAAGAAGAGGGAAATCCACCTAAAAGAGCCAAACAGCAAAATGCAACTGAAAACACGGAAATCCCAGACCCCAGTGAAAAGTCAGTTGGTAAAAATGGTGCTGAGAATAACTCCCGGTTCAAATGCAATGCTTGCCTGGAAACGTTTTCCAGCAGAACTGCTTTGAGTGTGCATTACAACTCTGCAGCCCATATTCAGAGGATGACAACAGGCTCTTCAAAACAAGCCAGTGAAAATGAGACTCATGCACTCTCAGTTCCTGTCCTGTCTCGGCCATATATATCAAACAAACCCTACCAGTGTGCTGTATGTCGAGTCTCTTACAATCATGCCATCACCCTGGAGAGCCATATGAAATCTGTCTTGCACCAGTCCCGCAGCAGAAATGCTGGCATTGTTGCAAATGCTGCAAACAACGCAGTAGCCACTGCAAGTCTGGGAGGTAGCACCACAACTGTAGTGACCACGTCTGGAAGTGGAACTAGCCAGTTAGTCAACACCACCAACTGTACTGCTCCTGGGACACTGATGGTGACTGCGGCATcagacagagagcagctccCAACttcccaagttgctccctcccTACTTACCTCCCCTGTGGCCTCGGCTCAGGCGGTTTCAGCATTTCTCACCCTACTCACATCTAGTCCAAGCACCCTCTCAcactccctccttccttccctctttGCGGCCGGTGCTGCTCCTGGTGCCACCGTGCCTCAGCTTGTGCCTCAGCCTCAAATGGTCTTGCCCTTGATCTTAAATGGGCTCCAAGCCCAAACCCAGCAGCATCAAGAAAACCAGCAAGGCCAGCTCCTTACCCAGTGTGTGCCATTTGTAGGTCTCAGTACAGCCCAGCAAGCTCTTCTAACCCAAAGACTTAACAGCTTACAGAACCAGTGGCCATCTGCAGGAgtcccaacaaacacacagcactgcCTTGAAGGGCAAAACGAGACTATGAAGATTAAGAAAGAACAAGAAAAGCAGGAGATTgatgggacagctgaagagaaggTCTCAGATCAGACCAAGGACAAGAAGAACTGTACTACAGAGAAGGATGATGAGGGTAAAGAATTTGCACAGTGTCCTAATAAAGAAAGCAAAGTAAAGGTTGAGAATGATGAAGACCAGAAAGCACATATGGATAGCACAACAGATGGAGAAACTTCAACTAATCAGTTGGACCTGGAAGGTGATAAAGCAGCTTGCCTCAACCTCTCCCCGGTGGAAACAGAGAGGAGCCTCCGGAATAAGAACCTCTCGCCTTCTGCATCAGTGCCCAGCAACTCAAGCCTCAGTCCAATACATTTAAACCTTACACTTAGCCCTGATTCTACTCCTCAAAAATCCCAATCTAGCACTAGCCCGTGTGGCTCTCTTGGAACCCCAAAATCCAGCCCAAGTACAAATGCCttaaccaacaaacaaacccGACCCCATTGTTATACAAAGGGATCCATGTATATAGACCTTCCAACACTGACAGAGTTCCAGATGGAAGTTCTTGGGGCATTCTTTGAATCGCGTAGTGAGGCTGATGCTGCAAGTCCACCGCATGAGGACTGTGAGGCCCTTGGTCGAGAGGTTGGGTTGTCTGAGGAAGAGGTACGTAGGTGGTTGAGCCAGGCCCGAAATGctaaacagagacagagagagacagagaatctACAAGGTTTGGCAGGATTTACGAGGCATGCCCAAAGTTCTGACAATGACTTTGATGACGAAGAAAGGTCACTGATTATTGCAGAAGGTGAGGATGATGCTGAAGCATCTGGTAGTCAGGCAATAGACTTGTCCAGTACACGAGGCAAACATAGACATAGATATTTGGGAAGGGAGGGTCAGGGAGATTCCTGTCTAACGTCCGACTCAGAAAACGAGGTATATACCTCTGTCATTGTGTCTGATGAGGAAAGTCAGAATGGGTCGGCAAGGGAGGGTCCTGAAAGCCCAGTTAAAGATGAAGCTCAGTGGGAGGTCCATAGTAATAAGGGGTCAGTTGGAGGAAAGGTCCTTCGCTCCACTACAGTTTTTCTCTCTGATGCAGAGGATGAatatgaagatgaagaaggagaaggggaTCAGAGGTCCCAGAGGAAAAAGCGGAAGGGGGAGTTTGAGCATGATGAGGTGGAGGTTAAAAAGGAAAGACAGGACCCGGATGTAGATCTGGAGTTGGAGGCCCAAGCAGATCCTCCAAATTCCCTCTCCCACACCATGGACCACACTGAGATCCAATCTATTGGTATCCACTCACTTCCACTGTCCCTTGCTCCCTTTTCTGCCCAGTTCCTCAGCCCCTATGTCCTCTCACTTGCTCCTTCAATGGTTGGAGATAGGAGCAAGACACCGATCTTTTCGAACCCACCAACTATCACACGCTTCTCCAGTTCTCTTCTTTCGCAGTCTTTTTCCTCCAACAACCAAACTTCTCACTACCTGTCTAATGGTGGTGACTGTGAGTCAGCTCTGGATCTCAGTATAGggaaaaacaactcaaaatatgcttcctcctcatcctctctggCTGACAAAATTGCAGCACAAAAGGGACAGCTGCTTGATGGACTTGGCCTAAGGCCTACATCTAAAGGTCTGGTAGTTGTCCAGGTGAAGCCTGAATCTATTAATGCCATGTCCTCCTCTAACAGCAGTATGACTCTAGTTAACTGCAACAACATGACAAAGTCTAGTATTTAcatgagagcagcagagaaaatgaatgcTACACTATTggaaagagagcgagaaaaggagagagagaaggagagggagcaggagcagcagcagaggaagtcAAAAGGAAAAAGGTATCGGGATATGCGACGTTCAAGAACCATCATTCAAGCTGAACAACTTGACATTCTGTATGGCTGCTATTTCAAAGACCCAAACCCTGGGAAACATGAATTTGAACAGATTTCAGAGTGGGTGCACCTTCCAAAGAAGGTTGTTCAGATTTGGTTCCAGAACATGAGGGCAAGAGAACGTAAAGGTGAGGTCCGATTCATCAGTGATGGGACCCTAGCAGCAGTTGGCAAACCTCTTATTAAATTTACCTGGCCTCTTTCCAAACCGATATTCTCGAACAAGCCACCTCAAAATAATACTGGTTGCATCACAACAACACCAATTGTGCGCACACTCAttaagacagaaagagagcctGTGAAGGAGCTGGGGAAACCTGCTACGCTGAAAAAAATAGCCCCAGTCCCCATCAAGCCAAAGGAAATTGTGTCTTCTACCACAGTCTCTCCTGTGAGCAGCAGTGCTTGTGCAGTGCCAAAGACCAAACTTGAAACCACCAGCAATGCCACTATGGTCAAAGTTGCACCAAAAGTCAGCGCCCCTGTCCTTTTAGCATCACCCAAGGACCCAATCCCCATTGCACCAAGACCTGCCCAGAAAAGAAAGGTAGAAGAGgagagtgaggaagaaaagactGATGAGGAGAGAGACGATGAAGACGAGATGGGTCCTGGACCAGGGACCACCAACCGTATGGTGCCCAAACTGCCCACAACACCCATCAATAATAGGCCAAATGCTTCAAATGTggtcacacaaaaacataatgGGCTCAATTACTGGACCTCCAAAGCCCCAATTAAGATCAACACTATTTCAAGAGAACAACTGGctcttcccacacacacacctcctcgtaccatcccccctcctcccaccccCAGCATCGCGCCAGTCAGCCCAAATACCCCATGCTCCGGCAAAGTGgccatcccccccacccccgtcATATCTAAATCAAGCCCATCTGAAAGCAGCTTTCTTCCCCATTCATCTAGCCGCAGACCACGCACACACCTGTCCTGCCTACAACTGTCCATTCTGCAGTCCTGTTATGAGACCTGTGCCCACCCTAATGCCATGGAGTGTGAGGCCATCGGCAATGAGCTCAATCTGCCGCTCAAGGTGGTTCAGATTTGGTTCCAAAACACCAGAGCCAAGGAGAAGCGCTGGAGGCTGCAGCAAGAGAAAATT TCTCCTCTGTCAGGTGGGAAGGTGGACATGAGTTCAGGAAGTTACCTGCAGTACAACGCTCTCAAAGCAAATCGGCCCATCCTGCCCAAACCGGTTCAGCTGACAGTTAATGACACGCCAGCTTCCCCAGTGGCCGGCCAGACAGTGCAAAAGGAGACCCTGACAGGCCGCTGTGAAGCCTGCAATGTCTCATTTGAATCTCGAGCTGCAGCGAGGGCCCATGTCTTCTCCTCACGTCATCTGGCAACCCTGAGAACAACAAATTTTGGCCAACCCTCAACGCTTGTCAACAAGAATGGAACGAGTAATGGTGGACCTGGCAGTGCTGTGCAGGGACCACAGGTCTCTCATTCTACTCCAGTATCAAGTACTGGTTCTAGTTCCATAGGGGAGATGGTTGTTGAGGCACCTACACCGAAAGCTACCAGCAGCTAG